In one window of Rhodospirillaceae bacterium DNA:
- the guaB gene encoding IMP dehydrogenase — protein sequence MSIKEALTFDDVLLVPAESNVLPADTDTRTRLTKDIELGIPLISAAMDTVTESSLAIALAQAGGIGVIHKNLTNEEQAGEVRRVKKFESGMVVDPFTIDPRATLSDALRIKDTHNISGIPVVDKDDGKLVGILTNRDVRFADNLEQPVGELMTPHSDESPLITVSEDTTREEAKHLLHKYRIEKLLVVDNEFRCIGLMTVKDIEKAQRFPSANKDDLGRLRVAAATGVGKDGLGRAEALIDAGVDVIVVDTAHGHSSGVIEAVTAIKKLSNSAQVIAGNIATPDAAKALIDAGADTVKVGIGPGTICTTRMVAGVGMPQLSAIMEVSEACAKQNIPIIADGGIKFSGDIAKAIAAGANCVMIGSLFAGTDESPGEVFLHQGRSYKSYRGMGSLGAMARGSADRYFQQDVSDNLKLVPEGIEGQVPYKGPVGNVVHQLIGGLRSSMGYTGCATLADLHTKATFRRITSAGLRESHVHDVTITREAPNYRHGE from the coding sequence ATGAGTATTAAAGAGGCCCTGACCTTTGATGACGTTCTTCTTGTCCCCGCCGAATCGAACGTCCTTCCAGCTGATACCGACACCCGCACCCGTTTGACCAAAGACATCGAACTTGGCATTCCGCTGATTTCGGCAGCTATGGATACTGTCACTGAAAGCAGCCTGGCTATCGCCCTGGCCCAGGCTGGTGGTATTGGTGTCATACACAAAAATCTGACAAATGAAGAGCAGGCCGGTGAAGTTCGCAGAGTCAAGAAATTTGAATCCGGTATGGTTGTCGATCCCTTTACGATTGACCCGCGCGCGACCCTTTCCGACGCTTTGCGCATCAAGGACACCCACAATATTTCCGGCATTCCCGTGGTCGACAAGGACGATGGCAAACTGGTCGGCATCCTGACCAACCGCGACGTTCGCTTCGCCGATAATCTGGAACAGCCCGTCGGCGAACTGATGACCCCTCACAGTGACGAAAGTCCCCTGATTACCGTCAGCGAGGACACCACCCGCGAGGAAGCCAAACACCTGCTGCACAAATATCGCATCGAAAAACTGCTTGTCGTTGACAATGAATTCCGCTGTATCGGTCTGATGACCGTGAAGGACATCGAAAAAGCGCAACGCTTCCCAAGCGCCAACAAGGACGACCTGGGCCGTCTGCGCGTCGCCGCCGCAACAGGCGTTGGAAAAGACGGGCTTGGCCGCGCCGAGGCGCTGATTGATGCCGGGGTTGATGTTATTGTCGTCGATACTGCGCACGGTCATTCCAGTGGCGTTATCGAGGCGGTCACGGCGATCAAGAAACTATCCAATTCCGCGCAGGTCATCGCTGGCAATATTGCCACTCCTGACGCCGCCAAGGCGCTCATTGACGCTGGCGCAGACACAGTCAAGGTCGGTATTGGCCCCGGCACCATCTGCACCACACGCATGGTCGCCGGTGTCGGCATGCCTCAACTTTCGGCGATCATGGAAGTTTCCGAAGCCTGCGCCAAACAGAACATCCCGATCATTGCCGATGGTGGCATCAAGTTTTCCGGCGACATCGCCAAGGCCATCGCCGCCGGAGCAAACTGCGTCATGATCGGTTCCCTGTTTGCTGGCACCGACGAAAGTCCCGGTGAAGTCTTCCTGCATCAGGGACGTTCTTACAAATCCTACCGGGGCATGGGTTCACTAGGCGCCATGGCGCGCGGTTCCGCCGACCGCTATTTCCAACAAGATGTATCGGACAACCTGAAACTGGTGCCCGAAGGGATCGAAGGCCAGGTGCCTTACAAGGGCCCGGTCGGCAACGTCGTCCATCAACTTATCGGTGGCCTTAGATCGTCCATGGGCTATACCGGCTGCGCCACCCTTGCCGATTTGCACACAAAAGCCACTTTCCGCCGCATTACCTCGGCTGGCTTGCGTGAAAGCCACGTCCACGATGTCACGATTACCAGAGAAGCACCCAACTATCGCCACGGCGAGTAG
- a CDS encoding RlmE family RNA methyltransferase, whose amino-acid sequence MSAKGKGKSKRSKSMAEGGLSGRSLHTKVRSAKGRKLSSTLWLQRQLNDPYVVEAQKRGYPSRAAFKLLELDDKYHFLKPGKRIVDLGAAPGGWTKVAVERTKPESNAKGLVVALDINEMDPVSGATVLLHDFLDAAAPDLLKETLGGKVDIVLSDMAAPATGHAATDHLKIMALCEAALEFAFEMLKPDGVFIAKVLQGGTENDMLKAMKKDFKTVRHVKPPASRSDSAEMYVVATGYRGLDSSTSSV is encoded by the coding sequence ATGAGCGCCAAAGGCAAAGGCAAGAGCAAGCGCAGCAAGAGTATGGCTGAGGGCGGCCTTAGTGGTCGCAGCCTTCACACCAAGGTACGCAGTGCCAAGGGGCGGAAATTGTCCTCGACCCTTTGGTTACAACGCCAACTTAATGACCCTTATGTTGTCGAAGCGCAAAAACGCGGCTATCCGTCCCGCGCCGCCTTCAAATTGCTTGAACTGGATGACAAATACCACTTCCTTAAACCGGGCAAGAGGATTGTCGACCTTGGCGCCGCACCGGGTGGCTGGACCAAGGTCGCCGTCGAACGAACAAAGCCCGAAAGCAACGCCAAAGGTCTCGTCGTCGCCCTTGATATCAATGAAATGGATCCTGTTTCCGGGGCCACGGTCCTGCTTCACGATTTCCTTGATGCCGCAGCACCCGATCTTTTGAAAGAAACGTTGGGCGGCAAGGTCGATATTGTCTTAAGCGATATGGCGGCCCCGGCGACCGGACACGCGGCGACCGACCATCTGAAAATCATGGCGTTATGCGAGGCGGCCCTTGAGTTCGCCTTTGAAATGCTCAAGCCTGACGGGGTCTTTATCGCCAAAGTGCTGCAAGGCGGCACCGAAAACGACATGCTGAAGGCGATGAAAAAAGACTTCAAAACCGTCCGCCACGTCAAGCCACCGGCAAGCCGCTCGGATTCCGCTGAAATGTACGTCGTGGCGACAGGATATCGGGGCTTGGATTCGTCAACTTCTTCTGTATGA
- a CDS encoding Ppx/GppA family phosphatase produces MSGNVYAAIDLGTNNCRLLVALVKNDTFRVIDSFSRIVRLGEGLSRSDQFNEEAVERTIEALHVCAEKMQFRGVGKSRSIATEACRRAADCDAFYKRALGETGIELETISPEQEAQLTLDGCAQLLDRDTPRAIVFDIGGGSTELMWVERSNTGEAVVLAMLSLPIGVVTLVEQHGSGIIERHVYEEIIARVEAEIQPFDRQHGISDYLASHATQLLGTSGTVTTLGGLYLNLPRYNRAQVDGLNMRVETISAISERLAGMNHDERAQNGCIGPERADLVVMGCAILDAICRHWPAPTIRAADRGIREGLLMGLIKANGDTFTGAIT; encoded by the coding sequence ATGAGCGGGAATGTCTACGCCGCCATTGATCTGGGCACCAATAACTGTCGCCTGCTTGTCGCCCTGGTGAAAAATGACACCTTCAGGGTGATCGACTCCTTCTCGCGCATCGTCCGCCTGGGTGAAGGCCTGTCGCGCAGCGATCAATTTAACGAGGAGGCCGTTGAGCGCACCATTGAGGCGCTTCACGTTTGCGCCGAAAAAATGCAATTCAGGGGTGTTGGCAAGTCCCGTTCCATTGCAACCGAAGCCTGCCGCCGGGCTGCGGACTGTGACGCCTTTTACAAAAGGGCCCTGGGCGAAACCGGAATTGAACTTGAAACCATCAGCCCCGAACAGGAAGCACAATTGACCCTGGATGGTTGTGCGCAACTGCTCGACAGGGATACCCCGCGCGCCATTGTCTTTGATATTGGTGGCGGCAGCACAGAATTGATGTGGGTTGAACGGTCCAATACCGGCGAGGCCGTTGTCCTGGCCATGCTGTCCTTGCCGATTGGCGTTGTCACACTGGTCGAACAACACGGCAGCGGTATTATTGAACGTCATGTTTACGAAGAAATCATCGCCCGGGTTGAAGCAGAGATACAACCTTTTGACCGCCAGCACGGTATTTCTGATTACCTGGCTTCTCATGCTACCCAGTTGCTGGGGACATCCGGCACGGTGACCACACTGGGTGGCCTATACCTGAACTTACCCCGCTACAATCGCGCCCAGGTTGACGGACTGAACATGCGGGTCGAAACCATCTCCGCTATCAGTGAACGTCTGGCCGGAATGAACCATGACGAACGTGCCCAAAACGGCTGCATTGGACCAGAACGCGCCGATCTGGTTGTCATGGGTTGCGCCATCCTTGATGCCATTTGCCGTCACTGGCCCGCACCAACAATTCGCGCTGCCGACAGGGGTATTCGTGAAGGGTTGCTGATGGGATTGATCAAGGCAAACGGCGACACCTTCACCGGGGCTATCACATGA
- a CDS encoding ABC transporter ATP-binding protein, with the protein MSDSNEPLVRFIEVQKSYDGESLVVKNLNLDVKRGEFMTMLGPSGSGKTTCLMMLAGFEPATHGEITLAGEPINNVAPHKRGIGMVFQNYALFPHMTVAENLAFPLEVRGVGKSEITDKVNSTLDMVRLGGFGDRRPAQLSGGQQQRVAVARSLVFRPNLVLMDEPLGALDKNLREEMQYEIKHIHEELQVTMVYVTHDQSEALTMSNQIAVFDDGIVQQLAPPDELYEKPVNAFVAGFIGENNRLYGTVKEISGDFCQVELEGGGGMVKALSVNNGGVGSRTTLSLRPERVTIGAIEGQTENALEAKVEELIYLGDHIRSRVKLSGNDEFVVKVPNSHGHVHLKEGEITQIGWEAEDCRALDG; encoded by the coding sequence ATGTCAGATTCAAACGAACCGCTTGTGCGGTTCATTGAGGTCCAGAAAAGCTATGATGGTGAATCGCTGGTCGTCAAAAATCTAAACCTGGATGTCAAACGCGGCGAATTCATGACAATGCTTGGGCCCTCTGGCTCAGGAAAAACCACATGTTTAATGATGCTGGCAGGTTTCGAGCCGGCAACTCACGGCGAAATCACCTTGGCTGGCGAGCCCATTAATAACGTAGCCCCGCACAAACGCGGCATTGGCATGGTGTTTCAGAATTACGCCCTGTTCCCGCATATGACGGTGGCTGAAAACCTGGCATTTCCGCTTGAAGTGCGCGGTGTCGGAAAGTCGGAAATCACCGATAAAGTAAACAGCACCCTCGATATGGTGCGCCTGGGTGGATTTGGTGACCGTCGACCGGCGCAATTATCCGGTGGCCAACAGCAACGCGTTGCCGTTGCCCGGTCCCTTGTTTTCAGACCGAATTTGGTGCTGATGGATGAGCCCCTTGGCGCGCTTGACAAGAACCTGCGTGAAGAAATGCAGTACGAAATCAAACATATTCATGAGGAACTGCAGGTGACGATGGTTTATGTCACCCACGATCAGTCAGAGGCTTTGACCATGTCGAACCAGATCGCTGTGTTTGATGATGGCATTGTCCAGCAACTGGCCCCACCTGACGAACTTTATGAAAAACCGGTTAACGCCTTCGTTGCCGGATTTATCGGCGAAAATAACCGCCTGTACGGTACCGTAAAAGAAATTTCGGGTGATTTCTGCCAGGTCGAACTGGAAGGTGGCGGCGGTATGGTCAAGGCCCTTAGCGTCAATAATGGCGGCGTCGGTTCGCGTACCACCCTGTCACTTCGACCCGAACGGGTGACCATTGGCGCCATTGAAGGACAGACGGAAAATGCTCTGGAAGCGAAAGTGGAAGAGCTTATTTATCTGGGTGATCACATTCGTAGCCGTGTCAAATTGTCCGGTAACGATGAATTCGTCGTCAAAGTTCCCAACTCTCATGGCCACGTTCACCTGAAGGAAGGTGAAATTACCCAGATTGGTTGGGAAGCAGAGGATTGTCGCGCCCTCGACGGCTGA
- a CDS encoding extracellular solute-binding protein yields the protein MKKMLKNSVFAITGIAIAGMASSAQAVDLNVVSWGGAYTASQMNAYHKPYMKANPGVQINSIDYSGGLAEMRAQTESGNVTWDLVDVVLSDAITGCDEGMFRPIKMDSEMAAGADGTPASKDFLEGTLLSECFVPQIIYSTVFAYRSDAWGGKNPTKMSDVFDLKNFPGKRALQKKAINNLEWALIADGVPLAQVYDVLDTDAGKDRAFAKLATIKKDVIWWTEGAVPPQLMADGEAVFGTGYNGRWFSAIAEEKQPFAMLWDGQVLDIDGWAVSAKGKNIDAVMKFVKYATDTQRLADQAKFISYGPARKSSGPMVSKHATLGIDMAPHMPTTYADQGFLTNFAWWADNGDEMNERFAAWLLQ from the coding sequence ATGAAGAAAATGCTGAAAAATTCAGTGTTCGCCATTACTGGTATCGCTATCGCCGGCATGGCATCATCGGCTCAAGCCGTTGATTTGAATGTTGTTTCATGGGGCGGCGCCTATACAGCCAGCCAGATGAACGCCTATCACAAGCCTTATATGAAAGCCAATCCCGGCGTGCAGATCAATTCCATCGATTACAGTGGTGGTCTTGCCGAAATGCGGGCCCAGACCGAATCCGGCAATGTTACCTGGGATCTGGTTGACGTGGTTCTTTCCGATGCCATCACCGGTTGCGATGAAGGCATGTTCCGTCCGATCAAAATGGACTCGGAAATGGCCGCTGGCGCCGACGGCACGCCTGCTTCCAAGGATTTCCTTGAAGGCACGCTTCTTTCGGAATGCTTTGTTCCGCAGATCATTTACTCAACCGTTTTCGCCTATCGTTCGGATGCATGGGGCGGTAAAAACCCGACCAAAATGTCCGACGTGTTTGATCTCAAGAACTTCCCCGGCAAGCGTGCGCTGCAGAAGAAAGCGATCAACAATCTTGAATGGGCTTTGATTGCTGACGGTGTTCCGTTGGCCCAGGTTTATGACGTTCTGGACACAGACGCCGGTAAAGACCGGGCATTCGCCAAGTTGGCGACCATCAAAAAAGATGTGATCTGGTGGACAGAAGGCGCGGTTCCTCCGCAGCTTATGGCTGACGGTGAAGCCGTGTTCGGCACCGGTTATAATGGTCGCTGGTTCTCGGCTATTGCTGAAGAAAAACAGCCTTTCGCCATGCTTTGGGACGGTCAGGTTCTGGACATTGACGGCTGGGCCGTTTCTGCCAAGGGCAAGAACATTGATGCCGTTATGAAGTTCGTCAAATACGCAACGGACACACAACGCCTTGCCGACCAGGCCAAGTTTATTTCCTATGGCCCGGCTCGTAAGTCTTCCGGCCCGATGGTTTCCAAGCACGCTACGCTTGGTATCGATATGGCCCCGCATATGCCCACGACTTATGCGGACCAGGGCTTCCTCACCAACTTCGCTTGGTGGGCTGATAACGGCGACGAAATGAACGAACGTTTCGCTGCCTGGTTGCTCCAGTAG
- a CDS encoding ABC transporter permease, with protein MANENTGGEVVLAADGTPLKASLNKAMRKNRIRALLLVTPLFVFILFSFLIPIVDMTFRSVDNWHVGTLMPKTTAALADWDGKALPDEPVFAALIQDLQAGAKAREIGKVGTRLNYEKSGMRSMITGSGRKSLKVKEGPYKEKILKMHKKWKELETWTVIKRNTAPYTIGYYLNAVDMKYDKNGEIVMQAENRRIYGKLFLRTFAISLAITMICVILAYPISYLLATLPLRYSNLLMIFVLLPFWTSLLVRTTAWIAMLQTQGVLNDLFVFFGLVSDENRVQLIHNLTGTIIAMTHILLPFMVLPLYSVMKTIPPSYMRAALSLGANPLVAFVRVYVPQTLSGIGAGSILVFILSIGYYITPALVGGTDGTLISNQIAYHMQSSLNWGLAGALGALLLFSVLALYLLYNKIVGIDNMRLG; from the coding sequence ATGGCTAACGAAAATACCGGGGGCGAAGTTGTTCTAGCCGCCGATGGCACGCCACTGAAAGCCAGCTTGAACAAGGCCATGCGAAAAAACCGCATCCGCGCCCTGTTGTTGGTTACCCCTTTGTTTGTGTTTATTTTATTTTCATTTTTGATCCCCATCGTCGACATGACATTCCGTAGTGTTGATAACTGGCATGTGGGAACCCTGATGCCGAAAACTACTGCGGCGCTTGCCGACTGGGATGGCAAGGCTTTACCCGATGAACCGGTGTTTGCCGCCCTTATTCAGGATTTACAAGCCGGCGCTAAAGCGCGCGAAATTGGTAAAGTCGGAACCCGCCTGAACTACGAGAAATCAGGTATGCGCAGCATGATTACCGGTTCGGGCAGGAAATCGCTAAAAGTCAAGGAAGGGCCTTACAAGGAAAAGATCCTTAAGATGCATAAAAAGTGGAAAGAGCTTGAAACCTGGACTGTTATCAAGCGCAACACGGCACCCTATACAATTGGTTACTACCTGAACGCCGTTGACATGAAGTATGACAAAAACGGTGAAATTGTCATGCAGGCTGAAAACAGGCGCATTTATGGCAAGCTGTTTCTTCGGACATTTGCGATCAGCCTGGCTATTACGATGATTTGTGTCATTTTGGCCTATCCCATATCCTACTTGCTGGCGACGTTGCCACTTCGCTATTCCAACCTGCTGATGATTTTTGTGCTGCTGCCGTTCTGGACATCGCTTCTGGTGCGAACGACGGCCTGGATTGCCATGCTGCAAACCCAGGGCGTGCTCAACGATCTGTTCGTCTTCTTCGGTTTGGTCAGTGATGAAAACCGGGTTCAGCTTATCCATAATCTGACCGGCACGATTATCGCCATGACCCATATCCTGCTTCCGTTCATGGTGTTGCCGCTTTACAGCGTCATGAAAACCATCCCGCCAAGTTACATGCGCGCCGCCCTGTCTTTGGGAGCCAACCCGCTGGTAGCGTTTGTTCGCGTCTATGTACCCCAAACCCTGTCGGGGATTGGCGCTGGCAGTATCCTGGTGTTTATTTTGTCCATTGGTTACTACATTACCCCGGCCCTCGTTGGCGGAACCGATGGCACACTGATTTCCAACCAGATTGCCTATCACATGCAGTCGTCATTGAATTGGGGCCTGGCCGGTGCGCTGGGTGCGTTGTTGCTGTTCTCGGTGTTGGCGCTCTACCTGCTTTATAACAAAATCGTTGGTATCGATAATATGAGGTTAGGATAA
- a CDS encoding ABC transporter permease: MALPPYAGPLETTWYYGFRFLCACIFIFLITPILIIIPLSFNVEPYFTFTEGMLAFDPDAYSMRWYEDFVNNTQWTHSVKNSFIIAIASTILATFLGTLAALGLSKSHMPYRSLMMGLLISPMIVPLIISAAGMYFFYSNIGLDQTYLGIILAHTALGTPFVVITVTATLVGFDHSLTRASANLGANPTVTFFKVIMPLILPGVISGALFAFITSFDEVVVVLFLAGFDQRTIPRQMWSGIREQISPTILAVATILVMISVALLATLELLRRRSDRLRGIV; this comes from the coding sequence ATGGCATTACCACCTTACGCCGGTCCGCTTGAAACAACCTGGTACTACGGCTTCCGCTTTTTGTGCGCCTGTATCTTCATTTTTCTGATTACGCCAATTCTGATAATCATTCCATTAAGCTTTAATGTGGAACCCTACTTCACCTTCACCGAAGGGATGCTGGCTTTCGATCCGGATGCCTATTCGATGCGTTGGTATGAGGATTTTGTCAATAATACCCAGTGGACTCACTCGGTTAAAAACAGCTTCATCATCGCTATTGCGTCGACAATTCTGGCGACATTTCTTGGAACACTGGCGGCGTTGGGTTTAAGCAAATCCCATATGCCTTATCGTTCCCTGATGATGGGGCTTTTGATTTCGCCAATGATCGTGCCGCTGATTATTTCGGCTGCCGGCATGTACTTCTTTTATTCAAACATCGGTCTTGATCAAACCTATCTGGGCATCATTCTCGCCCATACCGCCCTTGGCACCCCGTTTGTGGTGATTACGGTGACGGCGACACTTGTCGGCTTTGATCATTCACTGACCCGCGCCTCCGCCAATTTGGGGGCCAACCCGACGGTGACATTCTTTAAGGTCATCATGCCGCTTATTTTGCCGGGTGTGATATCCGGGGCACTGTTCGCCTTCATCACCTCGTTTGATGAGGTCGTTGTTGTGCTGTTCCTTGCCGGGTTTGATCAGCGGACCATTCCGCGCCAGATGTGGTCCGGTATTCGTGAGCAAATCAGCCCGACGATCCTGGCTGTAGCGACAATTCTTGTGATGATTTCCGTGGCCTTGCTTGCGACCCTCGAGTTGTTGAGACGTCGTAGCGATCGTCTGCGCGGAATCGTTTAA
- a CDS encoding universal stress protein, translating to MIKHIVVAVDSSPTSDNALDMAINLAKTYDAKLSFLHVIRDMQLPESVLRMAEVEHIQGARTDVLRFVGEKILKSAEKKAKDAGLNNTASKVAVGDPASEITDLAKKDKADLIVIGTRGHSDLKGMFLGSVSRKVSNLAGVNVMIVR from the coding sequence ATGATCAAACATATTGTCGTTGCCGTCGATTCTTCCCCGACGTCAGATAACGCCCTCGACATGGCGATTAATCTGGCCAAAACCTATGATGCCAAGCTGAGTTTTCTGCATGTCATCCGCGATATGCAGTTACCCGAAAGCGTCCTTCGTATGGCCGAAGTGGAGCATATTCAGGGTGCGCGCACCGACGTCTTGCGTTTCGTTGGTGAGAAAATTCTAAAATCGGCCGAAAAGAAAGCCAAGGATGCCGGCTTGAATAACACGGCTAGCAAGGTTGCCGTTGGCGACCCGGCATCTGAAATTACCGACCTGGCCAAAAAAGATAAGGCGGATTTGATCGTGATCGGCACCCGTGGACACAGTGACCTTAAGGGTATGTTCCTTGGCAGTGTGTCGCGCAAGGTATCCAATCTGGCCGGTGTCAACGTCATGATTGTGCGCTAA
- a CDS encoding HIT family protein — translation MFQLHPTLATDTIEITRWKVSRVQLMKDANYPWLILVPARQGLSALHELEQPDLPVMMGEIVRASEALKKLYNPTRVNVAALGNMVEQLHVHVIARFEDDVAWPKPVWGVQAPKPYTPQGLEDTANRLRKEMGA, via the coding sequence ATGTTTCAACTTCACCCGACACTCGCTACCGACACCATAGAGATCACTCGCTGGAAAGTCTCGCGGGTGCAATTGATGAAAGACGCCAATTATCCCTGGCTGATCCTTGTTCCCGCGCGCCAAGGCTTAAGTGCCCTTCACGAACTGGAACAGCCAGACCTGCCTGTGATGATGGGGGAGATCGTCCGCGCCTCAGAAGCACTTAAAAAGCTATACAACCCCACCAGGGTAAACGTCGCCGCCCTTGGCAATATGGTTGAACAATTGCATGTTCACGTCATTGCACGTTTTGAAGATGATGTGGCCTGGCCGAAGCCTGTCTGGGGTGTGCAAGCGCCGAAGCCGTACACGCCCCAAGGACTTGAGGACACCGCCAACAGATTACGTAAGGAAATGGGCGCTTAG
- a CDS encoding DUF1491 family protein, with the protein MSSSKIKAGLWVQAQIRQCDINVIPLMVRQKGDPDSGAILLKLDLGEAGCSVLSQVRDVEGNPGWMYGGGGEIIAEEEAESYIKRQIQRDPDLWVIEIEDRQGRYELDGKIV; encoded by the coding sequence ATGTCATCATCAAAAATCAAGGCCGGATTGTGGGTGCAGGCGCAAATCCGGCAGTGCGATATCAACGTCATCCCGCTTATGGTTCGCCAAAAGGGTGACCCGGATTCAGGTGCGATCCTGCTTAAACTCGATCTGGGTGAGGCGGGGTGCTCGGTGCTGTCGCAGGTCCGCGATGTGGAGGGAAACCCGGGCTGGATGTACGGCGGCGGCGGGGAAATCATCGCCGAAGAAGAAGCCGAGTCCTACATCAAACGGCAAATCCAGCGTGATCCGGATTTGTGGGTTATTGAAATTGAGGACCGGCAAGGGCGCTATGAGCTTGACGGGAAAATTGTCTGA
- a CDS encoding GlxA family transcriptional regulator, whose translation MDGSNFDGPLHKIGFFLVPDFSFIAFSSAVEPLRLVNRVANSQLYGWSCYSYDGNPVEASNGVKVEVDGSYSDIDVMPSVIVCGGNDIHNQANPKLIAKLRRLSSHGAALGAVCTGSHILAQAGLLDGYKCTIHWENMDGFAEQFPEIEVSDDLFEIDRNRFSCAGGTSALDMMLHIIAQQYGHDTASLVSDMMIHHRIRDGHERQRMALRTRLGVSHPKLLAVISHMEETLEEPVSCANLAKTVNLSTRQLERLFRKYLHHAPTRYYLELRLSRARFLLLQTSMPILDVALACGFVSASHFSKCYREFFERTPSEERRVPA comes from the coding sequence ATGGATGGTTCAAACTTTGACGGCCCCCTGCACAAGATCGGGTTCTTCCTTGTTCCTGATTTTTCGTTCATCGCTTTTTCATCGGCCGTTGAGCCGCTAAGGCTCGTCAATCGGGTCGCCAACAGTCAACTCTATGGCTGGAGCTGTTATTCTTATGATGGCAACCCGGTGGAAGCCAGTAACGGGGTTAAGGTCGAGGTTGACGGTTCGTACAGCGACATTGATGTCATGCCCAGTGTCATCGTTTGTGGCGGCAACGATATCCATAATCAGGCCAATCCGAAATTAATCGCCAAGTTGCGCCGCCTTTCTTCTCACGGGGCCGCCTTGGGGGCGGTTTGTACCGGAAGTCATATTCTCGCCCAGGCCGGCCTGCTCGATGGCTACAAATGCACCATCCATTGGGAAAACATGGATGGTTTTGCCGAACAATTTCCCGAAATTGAAGTGAGTGACGATCTGTTTGAAATCGACCGCAATCGGTTTAGCTGCGCCGGGGGCACCTCGGCCCTTGATATGATGTTGCATATCATCGCCCAGCAATATGGTCACGATACGGCGTCGCTTGTTTCGGACATGATGATCCATCACCGCATCCGTGATGGTCATGAACGCCAGCGCATGGCTTTACGCACCCGTCTGGGCGTCAGCCATCCGAAGCTGCTGGCGGTTATTTCGCACATGGAAGAAACCTTGGAAGAACCTGTCAGTTGCGCCAATCTGGCCAAAACCGTCAACTTGTCGACGCGACAACTGGAAAGACTGTTCAGGAAATACCTGCATCATGCGCCGACACGTTATTATCTGGAATTGCGCTTAAGCCGGGCGCGCTTTTTGTTATTGCAGACCTCGATGCCCATCCTTGATGTAGCGTTGGCCTGCGGCTTTGTCTCGGCCTCGCATTTTTCAAAGTGCTACCGCGAGTTCTTTGAACGCACCCCCAGCGAGGAACGGCGGGTTCCGGCTTAA